GCGCGATCGCGCGGCTGACCTGGCTACCGACCTGCAGCCGCGATTGCAGGCGCGGTTGCAGGTATTGCGTCCGCAGGTCGAGGCGCTGTGTCCGGCGATCCGCCGGCTTGCCTCGCTGCAGCAGGGCGTGCGCGGCAGCAATGGCCAGCCGCTGAACCTGCTGCAGGTCGGGCCATGACACCCGCGCACCGGGCGCGTGTTTGCGTGGCCTGCGTGCCGGCGGGCATAGTCGGAAGCCCAGCCACTGCCTGATGGATGAATCATGCCGGCCAGCGCCAGCGATGTTCTCGAATTCTGGTTCGCCGAAGCGCACGCCGTGCACTGGTTTGCCGCCAGCGCCGACTTCGACGGGCAGATCCGCGAGCAATTCGGCGGCGCCGTGCAGGATGCCGCGAACGGACGGCTGGACGGCTGGGCGGCCACGCCGTCGGGCTGGCTCGCGCTGCTGATCCTGCTCGACCAGTTTCCCCGCAACCTGTATCGCCACGACCCGCGCGCCTGGGCGGCCGATCCGGCGGCGCAGCGCGTCGCGTTGTCGGGCCTGTCCCGTGGTGATGACCGCCAACTTCCCGCCATCCGGCGCGTGTTCGCCTACCTGCCGCTGGAACACGCGGAAGACCCCGCATTGCAGCGGCGTTCAGTCGAATTGTTCGAGGCGCTGAGGGCCGACGCACCGCCCGGCGAGGTCGCCCGCTTCGACGATTTTCTGGACTATGCTCGACGCCATCGCGACGTGATCGAGCGCTTCGGCCGCTTTCCCCATCGCAACGCCGTGCTTGGTCGGGCCGATACACCGGAGGAAGCGATCTACCTGGCGCAGCCCGGCGCCGGATTCTGAAACCCGGGTTCCTCATGGAGGCATGATCATGCGCACACTCATCCTTTCCCTGCTGCTCGCGTTCAGCGCGGCTGCGCAAGCCGGACAAACCCTGCGCATCGGCCAGCACGTATTGACGGTCGGTGACACCGCCACCCACGCGATTGCTTTGCTCGGCACGCCCGGCTACAGAGAGCCGGTGGAAAACAGGTTCGGCGCCCGCATCGGCGAGCGCTGGCAATACGCCCGCGACGATGGCCATGTGGTCGTGCTGACCATCATCGACGGCAAGGTCGGCGAGATCGACGATCGCCGCGAATAGGTAAAACCATTCAACCGACCAGGGAGCAGGTCATGCGTATTCGTCTAGTCATTGCGTTGTTCGCCTTCAGTGCCGCGGTGCAGGCGTCCAGTACCTTGCGGGTCGGCAACCAGGTGCTGGTTGCCGGCGACAGCCGCGAGCGGGTGGTGGATCTGCTGGGCAAGCCGAGTTCGAAGTCGCATAAGCACAAGTCGCGCAGCCACGGCAGTCGCCGCGGTGGCGTGCGGGTGATCGACCGCAACGAGGGCGGCGAGCAGTGGCGCTACCGCCGCGACGGTCACGTCACCGTGGTGACCCTGGTCGACGGCCGGGTCACCGACATCGAGGACGATCGGCTCTGAGGCAGGTCCCCGCGGCGTCGGGGAGTTGTCGGGCACGATCCGTCCGCCTGCGTGCGTGTCACGCGGCTTTTGCGACGGTTTGCTAGGCTGCTGCGTTTCCGACCGAGCCGAAGCGATGCACGATTTCCTCGACAACCTGCTGGGCCAGGCGTTGTCCGCCAGCGTGATCCATGCCGGACTGAACCTGCTGTTCGCCTTGCTGATCCTGCTGGTCGGCACCTGGGTGGCGGCGCGCATGGCCAACTTCAGCCGCCGCGCGCTGCAGCGGGCGAATGTGGACGACACGCTCAGCGGCTTCCTGCGCAACGTGATCTACGGCGTGCTGGTGGCGATGCTGATCGTGATGGCGCTGACCCGCGCCGGCGTGCCGTCGGCCCCACTGGTCGCGGCGCTGGGCGCGGGCGGACTGGCGATCGGGCTGGCCTTGCAGGGTTCGCTGAGCAACCTGGCCTGGGGCGTCTTGCTGGTGATCTTCCGGCCGTTCCGGGTCGGCGATTTCGTTACTGCCGGCGGGCTGGACGGCACGGTGCAGAGCATCAACCTGATGCACACCCTGCTGCTGTTGCCGGACGGGCGCGAGGCGGTGGTGCCGAACGGCAAGGTCGGCGGCGATGCCATCGTCAACCATAACCGGCGCGGCACGCGGCGGTTCGAGTTGAAGCTGGGCATTGGCTACAAGGACGACATCGGCGCGGCGATGGCCGAGATCCGCCGCCTGTTCGCGGCCGACGCGCGCATCCTCAAGGACCCCGCGCCCGGCGTGTGGACGGTCGGCCTGGGCGAGAACGTGGTCGACCTGGTGATCCGCGCCTGGACCAGCTCGGCCGACTCGTGGGACGTGCAGACCGACCTGCTGCGCGCGATCCGCGAGCATTTCGAGGCAGCCGGCATCAGCCTTCCCGCACCGCGCCGCGAATTGGTCATCACCCACGGTGACGTATCGGATGCGGCGCCGCGCCAGCCATGACGCGGCCTCACCGATGCGTGGCGCGGGCGGCTATTCCAGCGTGATGCCCCGCCGGTTGTCGGTGGACACCTTGTCGATCAGCTCGTTGTAGGGATCGACGCCGGCCAGCGCGGGCTTGCCGTCGACCACCACGGTGATCGTGCTGTCGCCGTCCTTCAGCAGGCGCTTCTCCAGGTACAGCGGCTTGCCGTCCCGGCCGCCGCCGGGCGAGGCCGCGAACACGCCGATCTCGATCGGGATGTCCGGCTTCGCCGCGGTTTCCCTGCCGGTGCCGTCCAGGTAGACCTTGCCGGCGTGCAGCTTCAGGGTCACTTCGTATTTCCCGTTGGCCAGTTTCTTCGCGCG
This is a stretch of genomic DNA from Rhodanobacter sp. FDAARGOS 1247. It encodes these proteins:
- a CDS encoding DUF924 family protein, translating into MPASASDVLEFWFAEAHAVHWFAASADFDGQIREQFGGAVQDAANGRLDGWAATPSGWLALLILLDQFPRNLYRHDPRAWAADPAAQRVALSGLSRGDDRQLPAIRRVFAYLPLEHAEDPALQRRSVELFEALRADAPPGEVARFDDFLDYARRHRDVIERFGRFPHRNAVLGRADTPEEAIYLAQPGAGF
- a CDS encoding DUF2845 domain-containing protein, translated to MRTLILSLLLAFSAAAQAGQTLRIGQHVLTVGDTATHAIALLGTPGYREPVENRFGARIGERWQYARDDGHVVVLTIIDGKVGEIDDRRE
- a CDS encoding DUF2845 domain-containing protein, with the protein product MRIRLVIALFAFSAAVQASSTLRVGNQVLVAGDSRERVVDLLGKPSSKSHKHKSRSHGSRRGGVRVIDRNEGGEQWRYRRDGHVTVVTLVDGRVTDIEDDRL
- a CDS encoding mechanosensitive ion channel family protein yields the protein MHDFLDNLLGQALSASVIHAGLNLLFALLILLVGTWVAARMANFSRRALQRANVDDTLSGFLRNVIYGVLVAMLIVMALTRAGVPSAPLVAALGAGGLAIGLALQGSLSNLAWGVLLVIFRPFRVGDFVTAGGLDGTVQSINLMHTLLLLPDGREAVVPNGKVGGDAIVNHNRRGTRRFELKLGIGYKDDIGAAMAEIRRLFAADARILKDPAPGVWTVGLGENVVDLVIRAWTSSADSWDVQTDLLRAIREHFEAAGISLPAPRRELVITHGDVSDAAPRQP